DNA from Streptomyces sp. NBC_01260:
ATCGCCGTGAGCGGGGTGAAGAAGAGACAGGCCGCGAAGAACAGGCCGGTGACGACGGAGGCGAGTCCGGTACGGGCTCCCTCCCCGACTCCGGTCGCCGACTCCACGAAGACCGTCTGCCCGGAGCCACCGGCGACGCCGCCGATCGCACCGCCGGCGCCGTCGATGAACAGCGCCTTGGACAGGCCCGGCATCCGCCCCTTGTCGTCGGCCAGCTTGGCCTCCGTACCGACACCGATGATGGTGGCCATCGCGTCGAAGAAGCCGGCCAGCACGAGGGTGAAGACGATGAAGCCGACGGTCATCGCGCCGACATCGCCCCAGCCGCCGAACTGGACGTCCCCGAAGAGCGAGAAGTCCGGCGAGGAGACCGCGGAACCCTTGAGCTCGGGCGGGCCGCTGCTCCAGATCTTCGGGTCGACATCGGCGAGCTTGTTGATCACGATGGCGACCACGGTGCCGACGACGATGCCGATCAGGATCGCGCCGGGGATGTTGCGGGCCTGGAGCATGAAGATGAGCAGCAGCGTCACCGCGAAGATGAGGACGGGCCAGCCGGCGAGTTCACCGGTCGGGCCGAGGGACACCGGGGTGGCGACGCCCTTGCCCACGAATCCGGCCTTGTAGAGGCCGATGAGCGCGATGAACAGGCCGATGCCCATGGTGATGCCGTGCTTCAGCGCGAGCGGGATCGCGTTCATGATCAGCTCACGCAGACCGGTGACCACCAGGAGGCAGATCACCAGCCCGTACATCACGCACATGCCCATGGCCTGCGGCCAGGTCATTTCGGGGGCGACCTGTGAGGACAGGACGCCGGAGACGCTGAGCCCCGCGGCGAGCGCGAGGGGAACCTTGCCGACGAACCCCATCAGCAGGGTGGTCGCCGCCGCCGCGAACGCGGTGGCGGTGATCAGACCCGGCTGGCTGAGGATGTTTCCGTCGACATCCTTGCCGCCGAGGATGAGCGGATTGAGCAGCAGGATGTATGCCATGGCCATGAAGGTCGTGACACCGCCGCGCACTTCGCGTGCGACGGTCGATCCGCGTTCGGATATGTGAAAGTACCGGTCGAGCCAAGATCTGCCGGCGGGGACGCGCGAGCCGGGGCCCGCTTCCTCCGCGGTGGTCGTGGGCTCCACTGACTGCTGGGTCATGATGCCTGACTCCCAAGGTTCACAGGGGCACCCGCGATGGTGGTTCGAGATGCGGGTTTTGGGATGACTGCGCGGGCGGCACGACCCGGGGGACGGCCCGAGGCGAACTGTTCATGCAGAGTGGATGTACGGGTACTGCTTCTGCGGTGGTTCCGGTCAAGAGCCGCGAGCGGTGCGGAGCTTGGGTTCTCCGGGCGGTGCGGGCACAGGACGTGTGACGTTCCCTGGAGGCGCGCACCGCCCGGAGAGCTGTGGAGGAGCCCCGGTCAGGCGCCGGTGAGGTGCTCGGGTCGTACCGGCGTCCTGTTGAGCTCCAGTCCCGTCGCGTTCCGGATCGCCGCGAGGACGGCCGGGGTGGACGACAGGGTGGGGGCCTCGCCGACGCCACGGAGCCCGTACGGGGCGTGGTCGTCGGCGAGTTCGAGCACGTCGACCGGGATGGTCGGCGTGTCGAGGATGGTGGGGAGCAGGTAGTCCGTGAAGGAGGGGTTGCGCACCTTCGCGGTCTTGGGGTCGACGATGATCTCCTCCATGACGGCGATGCCCATTCCCTGGAGGGTGCCGCCCTGGATCTGGCCCACGACCGACAGCGGGTTGAGTGCCTTGCCGACGTCCTGGGCGCAGGCCAGTTCGATGACCTTGACCAGTCCGAGCTCGGTGTCGACCTCGACGACCGCGCGGTGGGCGGCGAAGGAGTACTGGACGTGGCCGTTGCCCTGTCCGGTGCGCAGGTCGAAGGCCACGGTGGGCCGGTGGCGCCACTCCAGCTCGATGTCGACCGCCTCGCCCTCCAGCACGTCGGCCAGATCGGCCAGTACCTCGCCGCCGTCGGTGACGACCTTGCCGCCCTCCAGGAGGAGTTCGGCGGTGGCCCAGGCGGGGTGGTACGTGCCGAACTTGCGGCGGCCGATCTCCAGCACCTGCTCGCGTACGGCCTCGCAGGAGTTCTTCACGGCGCCGCCGGTGACGTACGTCTGCCGGGAGGCGGAGGTCGAGCCGGCCGAACCGACCCAGGTGTCGGCCGGGTGGATGGTGACCTGGGCGACGCCGAGTTCGGTACGGGCGATCTGGGCGTGCACGGTGACGCCGCCCTGTCCGACCTCCGCCATGGCGGTGTGCACGGTCGCGACGGGTTCGCCGCCGATGACCTCCATGCGCACCCGGGCGGTGGAGTAGTCGTCGAAGCCCTCGGAGAAGCCGACGTTCTTCAGGCCGACCGCGTAGCCGACACCGCGTACGACGCCTTCGCCGTGCGTGGTGTTGGAGAGTCCGCCGGGCAGCGCCCGCACGTCGGCCTCCTCGCCGGCGCTCTCCCACTGACGCTCCGGCGGCAGCGGCCTGGCCTTGACCCGGCGCAGCAGCTCGGCGACCGGGGCGGGCGAGTCGACCTGCTGCCCGGTCGGCAGCAGGGTGCCCTGCTCCATGGCGTTGAGCTGCCTGAACTCGACCGGGTCCATGCCGAGTTCGGCGGCGACCTTGTCCATCTGCGCCTCGTAGGCGAAGCAGGCCTGGACGGCGCCGAAGCCGCGCATCGCGCCGCACGGCGGGTTGTTGGTGTAGAGGGCCAGCGCCTCGATGTCGACGTCCTCGATGACGTACGGGCCGACGGCGAGCGAGGAGGCGTTGCCGACGACGGCCGGGGAGGCGGAGGCGTAGGCGCCGCCGTCCAGCACGATGCGGCACTTCATGTGCGTGAGCTTGCCGTCACGGGTCGCGCCGTGCTCGTACCAGAGCTTGGCCGGGTGACGGTGGACGTGGCCGAAGAAGGACTCGAAGCGGTTGTAGACGATCTTCACCGGCTTGCCGGTGCGCAGCGCCAGCAGGCAGGCGTGGATCTGCATCGACAGGTCCTCGCGGCCGCCGAAGGCTCCGCCGACGCCGGAGAGCGTCATGCGGACCTTGTCCTTGGGCAGGCCGAGGACGGGAGCGATCTGGTTCAGGTCGGAGTGCAGCCACTGGGTGGCGACGTACAGGTCGACGCCGCCGTCCTCGGCAGGCACGGCCATGCCGGACTCGGGGCCGAGGAAGGCCTGGTCCTGCATGCCGAAGACGTACTCACCGCTGACCACGACATCGGCGCGGGCCTTCGCCGCCTCCGCGTCGCCGCGGATGACCGGCTGGCGGTGGACGATGTTGGGGTGCGGTACGTGGCCGATGTGGTGGTCGTCGCGGTTCTCGTGGACGAGGATCGCGTCGTCGGCGGTCGCGGAGGCCTCGTCGGTGATGACGGGCAGCTCGCGGTAGTCGATCTTGATCTTGGCGGCGGCGCGGCGGGCCGTCTCCGGGTGGTCGGCGGCGACGAGCGCCACCGGCTCACCGTGGTGGCGGACCTTGCCGTGGGCGAGGACGGGGGTGTCCTGGAACTCCAGGCCGTAGTTCTTCACCGAGGTCGGCAGGTCGTCGTAGGTGAGCACGGCGTAGACGCCGGAGGTGGCGAGCGCCTCGGCGATGTCGATCGAGACGATCTCGGCGTGCGCGACGGTGGAGCGCAGGGTGTGGCCCCAGAGCATGTCCTCGTGCCACATGTCCGAGGAGTACGCGAACTCGCCGGTGACCTTCAGGATGCCGTCGGGCCGCATCGTGGACTCGCCGATGCCGCCCTTGGTGCGGGTGCCCTGGTTGATATTGGTGGGGGAACCGGTAACGCCCATCGTCTAGACCGTCTCTTCCGCGCGGGCGGCCGCGAGGCGGACCGCGTCGAGGATCTTCTCGTAGCCGGTGCAGCGGCAGAGGTTGCCGGAGAGCGCCTCGCGGATGTCCGCGTCGGAGGGCTCCGGGGTGCGCTCCAGCAGCTCGTCGGCGGCGATCAGCAGGCCGGGGGTGCAGAAGCCGCACTGGACGGCTCCGGCGTCGATGAACGCCTGCTGGATCGGGGAGAGCTCACCGGTGTCCCGGGTGTCCTCGCCGCCCGGCTTCGCCTCCCACCGGCGGGCCTTGTCCAGTGCGGTGCCGCAGGCACCGGAGGCGCAGCCGGTGCCCGGGTGGGCCTCGGTGCGGTGGGCGGCGAAGTCGGCGAGGCCCTCCACGGTGACGACCTCGCGGCCCTCGACCTGGCCGGCGGCGACCAGGCAGGAGCAGACCGGCACCCCGTCGAGGCGGACGGTGCAGGA
Protein-coding regions in this window:
- a CDS encoding NCS2 family permease, with protein sequence MTQQSVEPTTTAEEAGPGSRVPAGRSWLDRYFHISERGSTVAREVRGGVTTFMAMAYILLLNPLILGGKDVDGNILSQPGLITATAFAAAATTLLMGFVGKVPLALAAGLSVSGVLSSQVAPEMTWPQAMGMCVMYGLVICLLVVTGLRELIMNAIPLALKHGITMGIGLFIALIGLYKAGFVGKGVATPVSLGPTGELAGWPVLIFAVTLLLIFMLQARNIPGAILIGIVVGTVVAIVINKLADVDPKIWSSGPPELKGSAVSSPDFSLFGDVQFGGWGDVGAMTVGFIVFTLVLAGFFDAMATIIGVGTEAKLADDKGRMPGLSKALFIDGAGGAIGGVAGGSGQTVFVESATGVGEGARTGLASVVTGLFFAACLFFTPLTAIVPAEVASAALVVIGAMMMQNARHVDWSDRAVAIPVFLTVVLMPFTYTITTGVAAGVISWVAIKVAQGRAREVGAFMWGLTVIFIVYFALHPLESWLGVS
- a CDS encoding (2Fe-2S)-binding protein, whose protein sequence is MRVNFTVNGRRHEADDVWEGESLLYVLRERMGLPGSKNACEQGECGSCTVRLDGVPVCSCLVAAGQVEGREVVTVEGLADFAAHRTEAHPGTGCASGACGTALDKARRWEAKPGGEDTRDTGELSPIQQAFIDAGAVQCGFCTPGLLIAADELLERTPEPSDADIREALSGNLCRCTGYEKILDAVRLAAARAEETV
- a CDS encoding xanthine dehydrogenase family protein molybdopterin-binding subunit; this encodes MGVTGSPTNINQGTRTKGGIGESTMRPDGILKVTGEFAYSSDMWHEDMLWGHTLRSTVAHAEIVSIDIAEALATSGVYAVLTYDDLPTSVKNYGLEFQDTPVLAHGKVRHHGEPVALVAADHPETARRAAAKIKIDYRELPVITDEASATADDAILVHENRDDHHIGHVPHPNIVHRQPVIRGDAEAAKARADVVVSGEYVFGMQDQAFLGPESGMAVPAEDGGVDLYVATQWLHSDLNQIAPVLGLPKDKVRMTLSGVGGAFGGREDLSMQIHACLLALRTGKPVKIVYNRFESFFGHVHRHPAKLWYEHGATRDGKLTHMKCRIVLDGGAYASASPAVVGNASSLAVGPYVIEDVDIEALALYTNNPPCGAMRGFGAVQACFAYEAQMDKVAAELGMDPVEFRQLNAMEQGTLLPTGQQVDSPAPVAELLRRVKARPLPPERQWESAGEEADVRALPGGLSNTTHGEGVVRGVGYAVGLKNVGFSEGFDDYSTARVRMEVIGGEPVATVHTAMAEVGQGGVTVHAQIARTELGVAQVTIHPADTWVGSAGSTSASRQTYVTGGAVKNSCEAVREQVLEIGRRKFGTYHPAWATAELLLEGGKVVTDGGEVLADLADVLEGEAVDIELEWRHRPTVAFDLRTGQGNGHVQYSFAAHRAVVEVDTELGLVKVIELACAQDVGKALNPLSVVGQIQGGTLQGMGIAVMEEIIVDPKTAKVRNPSFTDYLLPTILDTPTIPVDVLELADDHAPYGLRGVGEAPTLSSTPAVLAAIRNATGLELNRTPVRPEHLTGA